The stretch of DNA AGATGTTGTAGTCTTTGATAAAATAACTTTTgtttaagttttgttttagtttattGGCGATTCTCACCAAGGTCTTTGAGAAACTACTAATGGAGGTTTGATTCCTGATCACCAGTTTGGCTCCAAGAAATGCCATATTACCCCCGAATAATGCCATAGCATATTGGGAAGCATTAAGCTTTTAAGGAAGGAAGGTCTGAAGATCTTTTTGGGAACATACGACGCACACACGAAATCCACTCAGTTGACGTTCACTCCACGGATACTAATTAGTGAATACCATTTCCCCTTTTTAACTTAACACAATCCTCCTTGACCCTGCGGCGAAACATAAAGTCACTAGGcaagaaaaaaactttaacaaattaaacaaCTTTATCTTACCATAAATAAGttcttaaattatttaaataaaaagataAAATTCTTTTTTGAGTATTATTGTATAGTATAATTATATGCTGcaaactaaaaatatttaacacaAATGACTTATATTATTTAAGATTCATGATTATTAATGAGTTCAGAAAATAATTCTTCACCATAGTCGGGAACATCAGTTGATGGATATGGCAAATCTTTTAAGTAAATATCAAGGTCAAAATCAATGTCGATATTAATATTGATATCAGTTGATGATGGAGATTGTATGCCAATGCTTCTTGGGTAATTGGTCGTATTTGATCCTTCCGTTGCGGGTGTCCTTAAAATTTCGTTTCGATCTCTGATTTCTCTGGAAAAGACAGAGAGCAAGAAATCTGCTCCTGATAGTTGGTCAATGCACGTTGCCAAGCCGGCACAATTTACTAGTTGTTGATCCCACGGGGCATAGACGTGCACAGATGTATCCGACATCTTTTGAACAGCATTTAGAGaatctaaaacaaaaatgttgttggTTTAAATAGgagttttcttgttttttagGAGAAAACTTACTCATGCTTGATTCGGAGAAGCGAATTAGAAAAGTTCCAACACGTTGATCCTTAACAAGTTCTGCAGCTTTTTCATTGCTTATGAAGCCAGAAATATGACCAGCTTGCCATATAGCCTGCACCGAAGTGTCATTGATACCGTTATTGTTACTGCTTCTGGGCTGCAAAAACTTCATAAGGTTATAAAACCACTGCCAAAAGGAATGAGTTGGCCTCCACAACGTTTTCAAAAACATTTCCGATGAGATCGATTCCTGTCCTGCAAGTGTCTGAAGACTGTTGTCTGCAAAttgttcaaaaataaaatcaatgaAATACGAAATATTTGTCATATAGTTTCTTACATATATGTGCAATGTTCACGTCACACAAGGGCCTATGAGGTATCCTTTTATTGAATTCCTTCTCCAGAGCCATTGTCAAATCCTGACATGAAACCCTATCGTAAACAGTAAACGGCTCAGGGGCTTGCATAGGAAAATACGTCATCCAAAAGATTGTACCCTCAGCAATTCGCTCTTGATTAACATGGGTAATCTGAACCACTGGATCGGATAATGACCAAATTAACACTTTTTCCGTGTTCACGACAATCTCAGTACAAAATAGCAAAGCGCATTTATCTTCCAAAACTGAGTTACAATTCGACAAGCGTTTAGGTTTGATAAGCTTCAACTTTTCAAAAATAGCACAACGCTTTCCGTCTTTATATTCCAATGTCTCCACTGAATTCTCAAGAAAAATAGATGCATTCTCTACTATTGGAGAAGGATCCAAGGTGTCTTGAAGTGTTTTTATTTCAGGGCCTGTCaaaagataaatatttttgagtaATCAACAAGAAACACGAAAATTGTCAAGGATAATCCGGTTCTATAGTTTGAATACTTACCAGATAAAATATGGCAACATACACTAGGTGTTAGCGGGCTCCAATCATCCATAAGGAGACATCGAAAAGTCGCATTAAAGTAATTGCctttctttaaaatttgcGTTGTTACATCCACATGACAAACTATTTTCATCAGACTCaatatgttttgtttaatttttatactaAGCTCATTTATTGTCAACTGATTAGTCCATCCGAGAAAAGTGTTGAAAAATTGTAATAGCAACTTATAAATGCGGCACTGTGACGGATTAAAATTTGGACCATTTGGCCCGATACagtttttgaaatattgacTGAATGACACAAGTTTGGAATACTCTTGAAATATcgaataaatgtttttttccaCAGATGCTCTGTCGGGAAGAACTTGCAATTCATTGCACTTTGAAAGCAATTTCTCAACTGCCCTCTCATATGATAAAGTTGGTTCCATATCAATGTTTAAGCAAACGTAAAGAAAATTAGAATTTACTATATATTTTACGGatgtttattatacatatgtttgtatactGATAGTATTTAGAATTGTTTTGAATGCCGTACGGCTGACCACATCGATCCGGAGGCTCATGAATAACTGAGGGATTTCTCTCATTTGCCGACGTTTAAAACGCGAAGGCGATAAAAACACAAAGAGAGAACGAAATAGCGATTTTTCAAAATAAGTTTGAGAGCAGGCAAATATATAGTATACATTAAAATGCAACAGCGATAAAATATTGATTAGATAAGTTATCGAATTTCTTGGAAATGAATTAGGTCTTGTTCATTGCTGATAGGTGCGATTAATTAAGCTATACCCTTATTATGTGCAGCGCATAGAAGGAAAGTGTAtataaagtatgtatatattcttgatcagtacGACGAGACGAGATCATATAGAAACATCCGTCCTCCTCCTAGACAACTGAAGCTATAGTGCTGACATTACGCATGTATGCTTCTATATACTACACGATTTGAATCCGGGATATCATACCGAATCGGATCACTGCATAAAATAGCTCCCATACATAAGCAAAATTATATTATCAGACGATCTTTCGCGACCATaagactttttagataaacCGTTTTTTCACATTGGCAGTTAAGAGTAAATAAAGAGTTAGAAAAATATTGCAAGTGTATACAAGATTCCATGCCCAAAGTTATCTCCCGCCCTCTAGTATTCTGTTAGTACTTTACACCTGCAATAGCTCCGAGTCATCCAGGTGACGGGGCTTGCCGTCTCCTTAATCTTATCGCTGCATGAGAACTTTTATACTTTTGCGCTTTAAAACAgttaaattaaacaataataagtttaaaaaaatatagacaGTTGTACATtttcgaaaaacaaaaataattaaataaaccagaaggccggggctaacttcgaccgcgtcaaagtttctacacccttgcaacttttttggtaactctttccttacctatagctatcaaagtggaaaaacgttttatctaaaaaggataatgtttgcgaaagaacggccaacagtcgtagcataggaaataacgaagatattgatcaaagtcactgttttccaccgatcgttcctatgggagctatatgatatagttacccgatccttatcaaatttggcacagtcattaacagatatattaaactaacaaatgtttaatttgaaagcaatcgcgtcgaaagtaacgaagttattgacaaaagtcactgttttc from Drosophila willistoni isolate 14030-0811.24 chromosome 2R unlocalized genomic scaffold, UCI_dwil_1.1 Seg200, whole genome shotgun sequence encodes:
- the LOC26528977 gene encoding signal transducer and transcription activator; translation: MEPTLSYERAVEKLLSKCNELQVLPDRASVEKNIYSIFQEYSKLVSFSQYFKNCIGPNGPNFNPSQCRIYKLLLQFFNTFLGWTNQLTINELSIKIKQNILSLMKIVCHVDVTTQILKKGNYFNATFRCLLMDDWSPLTPSVCCHILSGPEIKTLQDTLDPSPIVENASIFLENSVETLEYKDGKRCAIFEKLKLIKPKRLSNCNSVLEDKCALLFCTEIVVNTEKVLIWSLSDPVVQITHVNQERIAEGTIFWMTYFPMQAPEPFTVYDRVSCQDLTMALEKEFNKRIPHRPLCDVNIAHIYNSLQTLAGQESISSEMFLKTLWRPTHSFWQWFYNLMKFLQPRSSNNNGINDTSVQAIWQAGHISGFISNEKAAELVKDQRVGTFLIRFSESSMNSLNAVQKMSDTSVHVYAPWDQQLVNCAGLATCIDQLSGADFLLSVFSREIRDRNEILRTPATEGSNTTNYPRSIGIQSPSSTDININIDIDFDLDIYLKDLPYPSTDVPDYGEELFSELINNHES